DNA from Ignisphaera sp.:
GTGTTAGTGGTGTTTGCAGTGACTGGAAACGGGGGGTCGGTAGCCAAGAAAGCTATTGACGGTTTGTCTATCTGGTTTGTCGCCTCATCAGTTTTGCTTGGCCTTTCAGCCTCAATAGTAGGTAGCTCTGTTAGAGGGTCTCTGATGGCCGCAGGCATCACCAATTTTTTATTCAATGTATTGTTGGTTCTCTTCGGTGTTGTGGGGCTCCTGATTTCAGCTACACTAATCTACAATATCCTGTGTATTCTAAGGAGGTATGGGCTTTTACCCTCTCCTTATAATAGAATACATGGGCTGGATGAGGAGGAGACGATTCACCTTATAAAAGATGTAATATCGCTTTACAGGGGCTATCGCTGGTACATAGTCTTAGTGGGGATAGTGCTAACAATAACGGGTGTTGTGCTTATAGCACTAATACTACTGGCTGTGAAAGAGGGTGTTAGCGGGGGGATAGACGCAATCTTGTTTAGATTTGTTGTGGCCACCATATATCTTGGCTATGGTGTTCTAGATCTATACCTCGAGAGAAGAACTATTTTCAGAAGGCTGGCAAGAGCTAAACAGATAGAAAATGTGCTTTCAAAGTCCATCAAGTAGCCCCATAAAAATGATATTGCATGTGATAGGAATGAAGCCGAGGCGGAGCATCTACGAGATTATCTGGGATATACTAACATACTGTAGAACCCCCAGAAAATTGTCGCAAATATTGCTAGCTTGCAACCTAAACACAAAGACAGCCAAGAGATATATAGAGATGCTAGTGAGAAAAGGGCTTCTAATCAAACAAGGGAATGAGTACATGACGACGGACAAGGGACAAGAATATATAAAGCTATTCAACGAACTATATAAGAAGATCTTCGAAGAGTAGAGCAGGCCTAGATTCGCTCTCCTCAAAGCATGTAGATGCCAGCTAAAACGACTCTCTTTCAAACCCTGTATAGAGGTCTAGCTGCTCACAATCTCTCATCCTCTAGCAATAAGCTCTCCAAATAGTTTCTAGCCAAAGGATTTGAAGAATATGTTGAAACCAAGATTGAGAAAAGCATGGGGGTGGGTCTATGAGTACCACCGTCCATAGGCTAAAGGGGGTACAAGGTTTATTACAAGACCTTCACAGAAATTGTTAGAACTGTTGATGGTGCCGATCTAGAGGTTAGACGGGGGTTCTGGGCATTATCGATGAAAGTGGCTG
Protein-coding regions in this window:
- a CDS encoding winged helix-turn-helix domain-containing protein translates to MKPRRSIYEIIWDILTYCRTPRKLSQILLACNLNTKTAKRYIEMLVRKGLLIKQGNEYMTTDKGQEYIKLFNELYKKIFEE